The following DNA comes from Enterocloster bolteae.
GGCTGATTCCCTTTTGGCCCGGAAAGCTGGGACCGAATGGGACGATACCGGGCATGGCCTTGGCATAGGTTCCGCCGGTGGTGGTTACGGGAGTGCCGTTCATGCCGGTGACCCGCTCATAGCTGTCCTGCATGGCTTTTACCATAGGTGTATCCTTGGCAAAAACCACAGGATCATAATTTTGTACCAGCTCTGCCTTCAGACCGCAGCTCTCAGCCTTTTCCGTTATGGGCTTCATGATTTCCCGGATGGTGATACCGCCCGGATAGCTTAAGGTGGCCTCAAAGTATACCGTGTTTGCCGCGTTTCCGTTTCCGGCACTTACTTCTGTGTTTTTGTTTCCGGCATTTACACGGCGGATGTTCCCTTGACCGGCCTTCCAGACGGGATCTAATCCCAGTCTGTAACCGCGCATCTCCATCATACCATATTCTTCATGGTAATAGTCAATACCCAATCGGTCGCCTGTATTGCCTGCTCCGATAAAATATTTGTTTACAAAGTCGAAAAATGTACCCAGGCATTCCCTTGTGCCGGTGATGCGCACCACTGCCCTTCCCCGCTCGCTGTATACCACAGGATATTTGCAGTCCGGCGTAAATCCGTAAACAGGAGGCTTTTCTTTTGACAGATAGTATCTGAGATCCTCAAAACCCGTTTCCTCGTCACATCCGAAGATGATGCGCACCGGATGCCTGAGGGGAAGCCCCAGCGCCCTGACCGCGGCCAGGCCGTAGAGGCATGCCATGACTGGCCCTTTATTGTCCAATACTCCCCTGCTGTATATGACTCCGTTTTCCATATGGCCCTTAAAAGGCGGCTCCTTCCAGCCCTCTCCGGCCGGCACCACATCCACATGTCCCATGGCGCAGACATAGTCTTCTCCCCTGCCATAGAATGCGTATCCGATGTATCCGTCCAAATCCACAGTCTCAAAGCCCATATCCCTGCTGATGGATAGCGCCAGGTCCAGGGCCTTCTTTACACCAGGACCAAAGGGAGCCCCATCCCGGGCCTCCCTTTCCACGCTGTCAATACGCACCATCTGACGAACATGCTCCACCAGCCGGTCCCGGTTTTCGTCGATATAGTCCAGAAGCATTCTGTCAATCTGATTCTGTTCATCCATATTCCTATTCCTCAATGGGCGCCATGCGCGTCTTCATATAGTTTTCCATCCACTCATCCGATGCCTTTTCGTAGGTACAGAGGCCGTCCTCCTGGCGGGTCACCAGATACACGGTTGGTTCCAGGGCCTCTGTGACAACGGCAAAGGAAAATCCCTCTATGTTGGTGGCTACGCCCCACTCCCCCTTTGGGTTCATGGCTATAAGGGATAAATCCCCCGCCTCGCCCCTGCGTTCCTTAAGCTCTGCGTCCAGGCGGGCCACGGCGGTCTCACAGGCTTTTTGGGGATGCATACCCTCCCCCATGAGACGGACGATTTCATAGGAAATACAGCCCTTCATCAGGTCCTCGCCCAGGCCCGTGGCACTGGCAGCACCTTTTTTGCTGTCAGCATAGAAACCGGATCCGGATATGGGAGAGTCTCCTACTCTGCCTTTTTTCTTCATAAAGAGACCGCTGGTGGAGGTGGCGGCTGTCATTTTGCCGCTCATGTCCAGGCAGGCCATGCCCACGGTATCGTGGCCTGAGTATGGCTTAAGCTTTCCGGAGGCTGACTGGAGGGCCGCCTGGTCGGACATTTCCTTTAAACGCTTTCTGTAATGGGCCTTTGCCCGATCCGTCAGCATATTTTTGCGCTCAAATCCCTCCTTATGGGCGAATTTTTCAGCACCCTCCGCCACCAGCAGGCTGTTGACCTTTTCACGGCTCAGACGCCTGGCAATGGACACAGGATTGGCAAAGTCCCTGATGGCTGCAACAGCGCCTATATCCAGAGTATTGCCGTCCATAAATGCGGCATCCATCTCCACCTCCATCTCCTCATTTGGAAGCCCGCCGTAGCCCACAGATTTATAGTAAGGAAAATCCTCCACTTCCCGGATAGCAGACTCGACGGCATCTCCTGCGTCCCCGCCGTCCTTCAGCATTTCGGCGCCCTTAGTAATTCCTTCCACTGCCATGCGCCAGGTTGCAATCATACCCCACATCCTATATATCCTCCTCTATTTGAAACAGAATTTATGTTCCAGTTCCGCTGTATCGCTGCCGTCAGCCAGTGCCTTTGCCAGTGTGCACATGTTCTTAAGCGCGTCGTTTAGTCCCATTCCGCCCTTCTTTGGAGTTTCCACAATGGCCACCTTATCCTTGTAGGCGGCGATGGTATCCTTGTTCTCAACAGACATGGCTGCAAATGCCTTTGCCTTTGTGGTAGCGTTGATGTCGCATGCCACCTTGGCGCACATGCCCGCATAGTCAGCGAAGTTAAAGGCAGGGCCGCACATAACCACATCCGGCTGCAGCTTGTTTACCATGGCGCAGAGCTTGCGGCTGACCTCCTCCGGGTCAGCTAAGAAGGTTCCGTTGCCGCAGCACAGGCAGGCTGTCACATGGCCGTCCACCTTATTTAAGAAGGGCTCCATCATAACTGCGGGACCAATAGGCTCCTTTTTGCCTGTTAGGGGAACCATTGTGTCATCTTTTGTTCCAAGACCGGACTGTATCTGGTCGTATATCATAATAATTTTCATTATCTTCACCTCATATTCTTGTATCCCCACAGGGATTGTCAAAGGATGGACGGACCGTCAAAGGCAGCCGGCCTACAGGTCGTCAAAGGAAAGGTCGTCAAAGTCAATGTCATCGTCATCTGATTTGTCAGAAGCCTTGGCCTCATCTTCCAGATACTGCTTATCCATCATCTTAATAAACGGCATATAGATGAATACTCCCAGTATGAGAAGAAGCAGCTGCAGTACAGCTCCCTGCCATCCTGTTGCCAGGAATCCGGACAGTACCACGGGCATGGTCCATGGAATGGCGACGCCTGTACAGAGGGGAACCAGACCAATGCTCATGCAGAAATAAGAAATTACGATGTTTATAGTGGGCACCAGCATGAAGGGAATGAGAATCATTGGGTTCAGCACAATGGGAAG
Coding sequences within:
- a CDS encoding Sapep family Mn(2+)-dependent dipeptidase, with the translated sequence MDEQNQIDRMLLDYIDENRDRLVEHVRQMVRIDSVEREARDGAPFGPGVKKALDLALSISRDMGFETVDLDGYIGYAFYGRGEDYVCAMGHVDVVPAGEGWKEPPFKGHMENGVIYSRGVLDNKGPVMACLYGLAAVRALGLPLRHPVRIIFGCDEETGFEDLRYYLSKEKPPVYGFTPDCKYPVVYSERGRAVVRITGTRECLGTFFDFVNKYFIGAGNTGDRLGIDYYHEEYGMMEMRGYRLGLDPVWKAGQGNIRRVNAGNKNTEVSAGNGNAANTVYFEATLSYPGGITIREIMKPITEKAESCGLKAELVQNYDPVVFAKDTPMVKAMQDSYERVTGMNGTPVTTTGGTYAKAMPGIVPFGPSFPGQKGISHNPNEWMTVDDLVTNAKIYALALYRLAQL
- a CDS encoding N(4)-(beta-N-acetylglucosaminyl)-L-asparaginase, yielding MWGMIATWRMAVEGITKGAEMLKDGGDAGDAVESAIREVEDFPYYKSVGYGGLPNEEMEVEMDAAFMDGNTLDIGAVAAIRDFANPVSIARRLSREKVNSLLVAEGAEKFAHKEGFERKNMLTDRAKAHYRKRLKEMSDQAALQSASGKLKPYSGHDTVGMACLDMSGKMTAATSTSGLFMKKKGRVGDSPISGSGFYADSKKGAASATGLGEDLMKGCISYEIVRLMGEGMHPQKACETAVARLDAELKERRGEAGDLSLIAMNPKGEWGVATNIEGFSFAVVTEALEPTVYLVTRQEDGLCTYEKASDEWMENYMKTRMAPIEE
- a CDS encoding GrdB-related putative oxidoreductase, with the protein product MKIIMIYDQIQSGLGTKDDTMVPLTGKKEPIGPAVMMEPFLNKVDGHVTACLCCGNGTFLADPEEVSRKLCAMVNKLQPDVVMCGPAFNFADYAGMCAKVACDINATTKAKAFAAMSVENKDTIAAYKDKVAIVETPKKGGMGLNDALKNMCTLAKALADGSDTAELEHKFCFK